From Phragmites australis chromosome 5, lpPhrAust1.1, whole genome shotgun sequence, a single genomic window includes:
- the LOC133918737 gene encoding spermine synthase-like isoform X2, which translates to MEGGDARNGLTGTAQTKGSGGDGSLKPLPPCCVKARAAAPESEAKCHATVVSGWFTEPRSRCGKASKVQYYNNPMWPGEAHSLKVEKILYQGKSPYQEVLIFESSTYGKVLVLDGIVQLTDKDECAYQEMITHLPLCSIPSPKKVLVIGGGDGGVLREICRHSSVESIDICEIDQLVIDVCKDFFPQLSVGFEDPSVRLHVGDGVEFLRNAPEGTYDVIIVDSSDPIGPAQELVEKPFFETIARALKPGGVLCNQAESMWLHTHLIQDMLSICRETFKGSVHYAWTSVPTYPSELRSVGSFGNHRIYRA; encoded by the exons ATGGAGGGTGGAGACGCAAGAAATGGTTTGACTGGGACAGCGCAGACAAAGGGAAGTGGGGGTGATGGCTCCCTGAAGCCGCTACCCCCTTGCTGCGTCAAGGCGAGGGCCGCAGCGCCTGAGTCTGAGGCCAAGTGCCATGCTACAGTGGTGTCGGGCTGGTTCACCGAACCCCGCTCTCGATGTG GTAAAGCGAGCAAAGTCCAGTATTACAATAACCCGATGTGGCCAG GTGAGGCTCATTCTTTGAAAGTGGAGAAGATCTTGTACCAGGGGAAGTCACCATACCAAGAAGTCTTAATTTTTGAG TCTTCAACCTATGGGAAAGTCCTTGTGCTTGATGGTATTGTCCAGTTGACTGATAAGGATGAATGTGCGTATCAAGAAATGATTACTCACCTCCCACTTTGTTCAATTCCATCCCCTAAAAAA GTTTTGGTtattggtggtggtgatggaggTGTACTCCGAGAGATTTGCAGACACAGTTCAGTGGAGTCGATTGACATATGTGAAATTGATCAGCTGGTTATTGAT GTTTGTAAAGATTTCTTCCCACAATTGTCTGTtggatttgaagatcctagTGTTCgacttcatgttggtgatg GCGTGGAGTTCTTGAGAAATGCTCCTGAAGGGACATATGATGTTATCATAGTTGATTCATCAGACCCAATAG GGCCTGCTCAAGAACTTGTGGAGAAGCCCTTTTTTGAGACAATTGCTAGAGCTTTGAAGCCTGGTGGAGTTCTTTGTAATCAAgctgagagtatgtggttgcATACACATTTGATCCAGGATATGCTTTCAATCTGCCGCGAGACTTTCAAGGGTTCTGTCCACTATGCATGGACTAGTGTCCCAACATACCCAAG TGAACTGCGCAGTGTTGGTTCATTTGGCAATCATAGGATATATCGGGCTTAG
- the LOC133918738 gene encoding cyclic nucleotide-gated ion channel 1-like — MAIGEERYVRFQDWRSEQSVGSDRVVSERRHKFVGLLKDRTAGAFSFLGNPSHSETLNKSAWEERKSKTKVLDPQGPFLQRWNKIFVITCLFAVSVDPLFLYIPVIDGEKNCLYLDQKLETAASILRFFTDIFYLLHMIFQFRTGFIAPSSRVFGQGVLVDDTFAIAKRYLSTYFLVDFFAVLPLPQVFVLVVLPRLQGSEVMKAKNILLVIIICQYVPRLLRIIPLYLQITRSAGIITETAWAGAAFNLLIYMLASHGFGALWYILSIQREDSCWRKACSSQDGCDPTSLYCGSNVFGNNTFLQNACPTNGTDNPDPIFGIFLPALTNVSQSTSFFEKLFYCFWWGLQNLSSLGQNMKTSTDTSENLFAVFVSTSGLVLFALLIGNVQTYLQSASVRIEEMRVKRRDTEQWMAHRLLPENLKERIIRHEQYRWQETRGVDEEGLLANLPKDLRREIKRHLCLSLLMKVPMFENMDEQLLDAMCDRLKPMLYTEGSCIICEGDPVNEMLFIMRGTLESMTTNGGQTGFFNSNDLKGGDFCGEELLTWALDPTSASNLPGSTRTVKTLSEVETFALRADDLKFVATQFRRLHSKQLQHTFRFYSQQWRTWAACFIQAAWHRYCRKKLEDTLYEKEKRLQAAIVSDGSSLLSLGAALYASRFAGNMMRTLRRNATRKARLQERVPAKLLQKPAEPNFFAEDG; from the exons ATGGCTATCGGAGAGGAGAGATATGTGAG GTTTCAGGACTGGAGATCAGAGCAATCTGTTGGGTCTGATAGGGTAGTTTCAGAAAGAAGGCATAAATTCGTTGGCTTGCTAAAGGACAGAACTGCAGGAGCCTTTTCATTCCTAGGGAACCCTTCACATTCTGAAACCCTAAACAAATCAGCTTGGGAGGAAAGGAAGTCTAAAACAAAAGTACTTGATCCTCAGGGGCCATTTTTGCAGAGATGGAACAAGATATTTGTGATAACATGTCTTTTTGCAGTTTCTGTGGACCCATTATTCTTGTATATCCCAGTAATTGACGGTGAGAAGAACTGCCTGTATTTGGATCAGAAGTTGGAAACCGCAGCAAGTATCCTACGCTTTTTCACAGATATCTTCTATTTACTCCATATGATATTTCAGTTCAGGACGGGCTTTATTGCTCCTTCTTCTAGAGTGTTTGGTCAAGGTGTCTTGGTTGATGACACATTCGCGATAGCGAAGCGGTATCTATCAACATATtttctggttgatttctttgCTGTTCTGCCCCTCCCTCAG GTGTTTGTTTTGGTGGTGCTGCCCCGTCTACAAGGTTCTGAAGTTATGAAGGCAAAAAATATATTACTGGTTATAATTATATGTCAATATGTTCCTCGACTGCTTCGAATAATACCACTTTACCTCCAAATCACGAGATCGGCGGGTATAATTACAGAGACAGCATGGGCTGGTGCTGCTTTTAACCTTTTAATTTATATGCTTGCTAGTCAT GGCTTTGGAGCTCTTTGGTATATTCTTTCCATTCAACGAGAAGACTCCTGTTGGAGAAAAGCATGTAGTAGCCAGGATGGCTGCGATCCTACATCTTTATATTGTGGGAGTAATGTATTTGGGAATAATACTTTCTTACAAAATGCTTGTCCAACTAATGGCACTGATAATCCAGACCCGATCTTTGGAATATTTCTTCCAGCTCTAACAAATGTTTCACAATCAACGAGTTTCTTTGAAAAACTATTCTATTGCTTTTGGTGGGGACTGCAGAATCTAAg TTCTCTTGGTCAGAACATGAAAACAAGCACTGATACATCAGAGAATTTGTTTGCTGTTTTTGTCTCGACGTCGGGTTTGGTTTTATTTGCACTCCTCATTGGTAACGTGCAG ACCTATTTACAATCAGCCTCTGTGCGTATAGAAGAAATGAGAGTGAAAAGGCGTGACACGGAGCAATGGATGGCACATAGGTTACTTCCTGAGAACCTCAAGGAGCGAATAATACGTCATGAACAATATAGGTGGCAAGAAACAAGAGGAGTTGATGAAGAGGGCCttcttgcaaatcttcccaagGATCTTAGGAGGGAGATAAAACGGCATCTTTGTCTGTCACTTCTCATGAAG GTACCAATGTTTGAAAACATGGACGAGCAACTCTTGGATGCCATGTGTGATCGTCTAAAGCCCATGTTGTACACAGAAGGAAGCTGCATCATTTGCGAAGGTGACCCAGTGAATGAAATGCTCTTCATCATGAGAGGAACACTCGAGAGTATGACAACAAATGGTGGACAAACGGGCTTCTTCAACTCCAATGATCTGAAAGGCGGCGACTTCTGTGGTGAAGAGCTCCTAACATGGGCTCTAGACCCCACTTCAGCTTCAAACCTTCCTGGCTCAACCAGGACAGTGAAGACGTTGTCTGAAGTTGAAACTTTTGCTTTGAGGGCTGATGATTTGAAGTTTGTTGCCACCCAATTCAGGAGGCTGCACAGCAAACAGCTCCAACATACCTTCAGGTTTTATTCACAGCAATGGAGAACCTGGGCTGCTTGCTTTATACAGGCAGCATGGCACAGATACTGCAGAAAGAAGCTGGAAGATACTTTATATGAGAAGGAGAAGAGGTTACAAGCGGCAATTGTAAGTGACGGCTCTAGTTTGCTCAGTCTTGGTGCAGCGCTCTATGCTTCACGTTTTGCTGGCAACATGATGCGAACCTTACGGAGAAACGCCACCCGAAAGGCCCGTTTGCAGGAAAGAGTGCCTGCAAAGTTGTTACAGAAGCCAGCAGAACCCAACTTTTTCGCTGAAGATGGGTGA